A single region of the Leptothrix cholodnii SP-6 genome encodes:
- a CDS encoding GGDEF domain-containing protein, translated as MPEADFLSLSSRFVLGPEGRHRLRVSQSLLALVAYVLFALCQQIEVRFGLIEARASWWLSAFYLGGAVLFFIAIRSGWSARLADPSMTLAQSAFGLLAVAGAYGITGPARGALLTIPVLILMFSMFRLNRRQVGGLALAALLLFAAVMGWQVVHEPARHDPRVELVHLVFAVIVFGGMWVLSDRLARLRARLTRKRTDLSEAFERIRQLATRDDLTGLPNRRALMDSLVNETARQARLGQPIALVAIDLDHFKAINDEHGHKAGDAVLRGFAERALTELRGPDVLARWGGEEFLLLLPDTTVTQALSCVQRLRERLVLTPFDEVQPGLRVTFSAGVTRCLGGGDIDAAIERADRAMYRAKAAGRDRVERA; from the coding sequence GTGCCTGAAGCCGATTTCCTGTCGTTGTCGAGCCGCTTCGTGCTGGGGCCCGAGGGCCGGCATCGCCTGCGGGTGTCACAGAGCCTGCTGGCGCTGGTGGCGTACGTGCTGTTTGCGCTGTGCCAGCAGATCGAGGTGCGGTTCGGCCTGATCGAGGCCCGTGCCTCGTGGTGGCTGAGTGCGTTCTATCTCGGTGGCGCGGTGCTGTTCTTCATCGCCATCCGCAGCGGCTGGAGCGCCCGGCTGGCCGATCCGTCGATGACGCTGGCGCAGAGCGCTTTCGGCCTGCTGGCCGTGGCGGGGGCGTACGGCATCACCGGGCCTGCGCGCGGCGCCTTGCTGACGATTCCGGTGCTGATCCTGATGTTCTCGATGTTCAGGCTCAACCGCCGGCAGGTGGGCGGGCTTGCGCTGGCCGCGCTGCTGCTGTTCGCCGCCGTGATGGGGTGGCAGGTGGTGCACGAGCCGGCGCGCCACGACCCGCGGGTCGAGCTGGTGCACCTGGTGTTCGCGGTGATCGTGTTCGGCGGCATGTGGGTGCTCTCCGACCGGCTGGCCCGCTTGAGGGCCCGCCTGACACGCAAGCGCACCGACCTCAGCGAGGCCTTCGAGCGCATCCGCCAGCTGGCCACGCGCGACGACCTCACCGGCCTGCCGAACCGGCGCGCGCTGATGGACAGCCTCGTCAACGAGACCGCGCGCCAGGCCCGCCTGGGCCAGCCGATCGCGCTGGTGGCGATCGATCTCGACCACTTCAAGGCCATCAACGACGAACACGGCCACAAGGCCGGCGACGCGGTCCTGCGCGGTTTTGCCGAGCGCGCGCTGACCGAACTGCGCGGCCCCGACGTGCTGGCGCGCTGGGGCGGCGAGGAGTTCCTGCTGCTGCTGCCCGACACCACCGTGACGCAGGCGCTGTCGTGCGTGCAGCGCCTGCGCGAGCGGCTGGTGCTGACGCCGTTCGACGAGGTGCAGCCAGGCCTGCGGGTGACGTTCTCGGCCGGTGTCACGCGCTGCCTGGGCGGCGGCGACATCGACGCCGCGATCGAGCGTGCCGACCGGGCGATGTACCGCGCCAAGGCGGCCGGGCGCGACCGTGTCGAGCGGGCCTGA
- a CDS encoding Lrp/AsnC family transcriptional regulator, whose translation MKETPLPQFSDQGKTRAPDAGLAEGRAGGLDRFDIAILAELQRDARLSNAELAARIGLSAAPTWRRVRWLEEQGYITGYRAEIDRRKIGLGVLAFVRIDTERNNAEATLTLEALIRALPEVVTCHYISGTGTFELHVVATDLDAYSRWVRDTLFRLPNVKDMHTSFSLGEVKAGSVLPLSHLRPPG comes from the coding sequence ATGAAAGAAACGCCGTTGCCGCAATTCTCGGATCAAGGGAAAACCCGAGCCCCTGACGCAGGCCTCGCCGAGGGCCGCGCCGGCGGTCTCGACCGGTTTGACATCGCGATCCTCGCGGAGTTGCAGCGCGATGCCCGTCTGTCCAACGCCGAGCTGGCGGCACGCATCGGCTTGTCGGCCGCGCCGACGTGGCGGCGCGTGCGCTGGCTCGAGGAGCAGGGCTACATCACCGGCTACCGGGCCGAGATCGACCGCCGCAAGATCGGCCTGGGCGTGCTCGCCTTCGTGCGCATCGACACCGAGCGCAACAACGCCGAGGCCACGCTGACCCTCGAGGCCCTGATCCGCGCCCTGCCCGAGGTGGTCACCTGCCACTACATCAGCGGCACCGGCACCTTCGAGCTGCACGTGGTGGCCACCGACCTCGACGCCTATTCGCGCTGGGTGCGCGACACCTTGTTCAGGCTGCCCAACGTCAAGGACATGCACACCAGCTTCTCGCTCGGCGAGGTCAAGGCGGGCTCGGTCCTGCCGCTGAGCCATCTGCGTCCGCCGGGCTGA
- a CDS encoding indolepyruvate ferredoxin oxidoreductase family protein, translating to MNAPLPEAVRRALEAVTLDDKYTLGHGRAFMSGIHALVRLPMLQQLRDARAGLNTAGFISGYRGSPLGGYDQALWSAKKHLAKQNIVFQPGVNEELAATAVWGSQQLDIHPKSNKFDGVFGIWYGKGPGVDRCSDVFKHANMAGTARHGGVLAIAGDDHVAKSSTAAHQSDHIFKACGLPVFFPASAQEILDMGLHAIALSRYAGVWSGMKTIQEVVESAASIEIDPDRVSIVLPEDFVMPPGGLHMRWPDDRIEQEARLMDHKWYAALAYVRANRLNHTVIDSPNARFGIMASGKSYNDTRQALADLGLDEATCQRIGIRLHKVGVVWPLEATITREFAQGLQEILVVEEKRQVIEYQLKEELYNWRADVRPDVVGKFDEAEGDHSGGEWSRPNPSANGLLRAKLDLTPAIIAKAIAKRLIKRGVPDDVVARMNQRLAVIDAKERSLAALTVNTGERTPWFCSGCPHNTSTRVPEGSRAMAGIGCHFMALWMGRDTETFTQMGGEGVPWVGQAPFTTDTHLFANLGDGTYYHSGLLAVRQSIAAGVNITYKILYNDAVAMTGGQPVDGILKVPEMTRELDAEGAKVIVIVTDEPEKYAEVKARLAPGVTVRHRDELDAVQRELRATPGCTILIYDQTCATEKRRRRKRGTLVDPARRVVINELVCEGCGDCSTQSNCLSVEPVETEFGRKRRINQNTCNKDFSCVKGFCPSFVTVEGGQLRKPKKDAKLDPASLPPLPEPVLPSAREAFGIVVAGVGGTGVITIGQLLGMAAHLEGKGVVTQDSAGLAQKGGATWSHIQIADSALAIHTTKVDTAKADLVIACDGIVAAKKETLSAMAEGRTFVALNLHAAPTAALVHDPDWAFPVAGCEAALRQTVGDARLGAFDAEEVAVKLLGDSIYTNPLMLGYAWQKGHVPVGRAALLRAMELNGVQAANNQQAFEWGRRCAHDLASVRSQYQSAQVIQLVRRPSVDELIARRVEFLTAYQNAGYAEQYRRFVERVRSAEAPLASTRLTEAVARYLFKLMAYKDEYEVARLHGDAAFAARIASQFEGDYKLVHHLAPPILGKTDAQGQPLKQAFGPWMHRVMPMLARLKFLRGSTFDPFGRTEERRTERALIGEYRACVEELLTGLSAERLTQAVEIARLPEDIRGYGPVKERHLAAVRPRWAQLMTAWRSGAGHRQAA from the coding sequence ATGAACGCCCCCCTGCCCGAAGCCGTGCGACGTGCGCTGGAAGCCGTCACCCTCGACGACAAGTACACCCTCGGCCACGGGCGCGCCTTCATGAGCGGCATCCACGCGCTGGTGCGCCTGCCGATGCTGCAGCAGCTGCGCGATGCGCGCGCCGGGCTCAACACCGCCGGGTTCATCAGCGGCTACCGCGGCAGCCCGCTGGGTGGCTACGACCAGGCGCTGTGGTCGGCCAAGAAGCACCTGGCCAAGCAGAACATCGTCTTCCAGCCCGGCGTCAACGAAGAGCTGGCGGCCACCGCGGTGTGGGGCAGCCAGCAGCTCGACATCCATCCCAAGAGCAACAAGTTCGACGGCGTGTTCGGCATCTGGTACGGCAAGGGGCCGGGCGTGGACCGCTGCTCGGACGTCTTCAAGCACGCCAACATGGCCGGCACCGCCCGCCACGGCGGCGTGCTGGCGATCGCCGGTGACGACCACGTCGCCAAGAGCAGCACCGCCGCGCACCAGAGCGACCACATCTTCAAGGCCTGCGGGCTGCCGGTTTTCTTCCCGGCCAGCGCGCAGGAGATCCTCGACATGGGCCTGCACGCGATCGCGCTGAGCCGCTACGCCGGCGTCTGGTCGGGCATGAAGACGATCCAGGAGGTGGTGGAAAGCGCCGCCTCGATCGAGATCGACCCGGACCGCGTGTCGATCGTGCTGCCCGAAGACTTCGTGATGCCGCCCGGCGGCCTGCACATGCGCTGGCCCGACGACCGGATCGAGCAGGAAGCCCGGCTGATGGACCACAAGTGGTACGCCGCGCTGGCCTATGTGCGCGCCAACCGGCTCAACCACACCGTGATCGACAGCCCGAACGCGCGTTTCGGCATCATGGCCAGCGGCAAGAGCTACAACGACACCCGCCAGGCGCTGGCCGACCTGGGGCTCGATGAAGCCACCTGTCAGCGCATCGGCATCCGGCTGCACAAGGTCGGCGTGGTCTGGCCGCTCGAAGCCACCATCACGCGCGAGTTCGCGCAGGGGCTGCAGGAAATCCTGGTGGTCGAGGAAAAGCGCCAGGTCATCGAATACCAGCTCAAGGAAGAGCTCTACAACTGGCGCGCCGACGTGCGCCCGGACGTGGTCGGCAAGTTCGACGAGGCCGAGGGCGACCACAGCGGCGGCGAATGGAGCCGGCCGAACCCGAGCGCCAACGGGCTGCTGCGCGCCAAGCTCGACCTGACGCCGGCCATCATCGCCAAGGCGATCGCCAAGCGGCTGATCAAGCGCGGCGTGCCCGACGACGTGGTGGCGCGCATGAACCAGCGCCTGGCCGTGATCGACGCCAAGGAGCGCTCGCTGGCGGCGCTGACCGTCAACACCGGCGAGCGCACGCCCTGGTTCTGCAGCGGCTGCCCGCACAACACCAGCACCCGCGTGCCCGAAGGCTCGCGCGCGATGGCCGGCATCGGCTGCCACTTCATGGCGCTGTGGATGGGACGTGACACGGAGACCTTCACGCAGATGGGCGGCGAAGGCGTGCCGTGGGTCGGTCAGGCGCCGTTCACCACCGACACCCACCTGTTCGCCAACCTCGGCGACGGCACCTACTACCACTCGGGCCTGCTGGCGGTGCGCCAGAGCATCGCCGCGGGCGTCAACATCACCTACAAGATCCTCTACAACGACGCGGTGGCGATGACCGGCGGCCAGCCGGTCGACGGCATCCTGAAGGTGCCCGAGATGACCCGCGAGCTCGACGCCGAGGGCGCGAAGGTGATCGTGATCGTGACCGACGAGCCGGAGAAATACGCCGAGGTCAAAGCGCGCCTCGCACCCGGCGTGACGGTGCGGCACCGCGACGAACTCGACGCCGTGCAGCGCGAACTGCGCGCCACGCCCGGCTGCACGATCCTGATCTACGACCAGACCTGCGCCACCGAAAAGCGCCGCCGCCGCAAGCGCGGCACGCTGGTCGACCCGGCCAGGCGCGTCGTCATCAACGAGCTGGTGTGCGAGGGCTGCGGCGATTGTTCGACGCAGAGCAACTGCCTGTCGGTCGAACCGGTCGAGACCGAGTTCGGCCGCAAGCGCCGCATCAACCAGAACACCTGCAACAAGGATTTCTCGTGCGTGAAGGGCTTCTGCCCGAGCTTCGTGACGGTCGAAGGCGGCCAGTTGCGCAAGCCCAAGAAGGACGCCAAGCTCGACCCGGCCAGCCTGCCGCCACTGCCCGAGCCGGTGCTGCCGAGCGCGCGCGAGGCCTTCGGCATCGTCGTGGCCGGAGTCGGCGGCACCGGCGTGATCACGATCGGCCAGCTGCTGGGCATGGCCGCGCATCTGGAGGGCAAGGGCGTGGTCACGCAGGACAGCGCCGGCCTGGCACAGAAGGGGGGCGCCACCTGGAGCCACATCCAGATCGCCGACAGCGCGCTGGCGATCCACACCACCAAGGTCGACACCGCCAAGGCCGATCTGGTGATCGCCTGCGACGGCATCGTCGCGGCCAAGAAGGAGACACTGTCGGCGATGGCCGAAGGCCGCACCTTCGTGGCGCTGAACCTGCACGCCGCACCGACCGCAGCGCTGGTGCACGACCCGGACTGGGCCTTCCCGGTGGCCGGCTGCGAGGCCGCCCTGCGCCAGACGGTGGGCGATGCGCGGCTGGGTGCGTTCGACGCCGAGGAGGTGGCGGTCAAGCTGCTGGGTGACTCGATCTACACCAACCCGCTGATGCTCGGCTACGCCTGGCAGAAGGGCCACGTGCCGGTGGGCCGCGCCGCGCTGCTGCGGGCGATGGAGCTGAACGGCGTGCAGGCGGCCAACAACCAGCAGGCCTTCGAGTGGGGCCGGCGTTGCGCGCACGACCTGGCCAGCGTCAGGAGCCAGTACCAGAGCGCCCAGGTGATCCAGCTCGTGCGGCGGCCGTCAGTCGACGAGCTGATCGCGCGGCGGGTCGAGTTCCTGACCGCGTATCAGAATGCCGGCTACGCCGAGCAGTACCGCCGCTTCGTCGAGCGCGTGCGCAGCGCCGAGGCGCCGCTGGCGAGCACGCGCCTGACCGAGGCGGTGGCGCGTTACCTCTTCAAGCTGATGGCCTACAAGGACGAGTACGAGGTGGCGCGACTGCACGGCGACGCCGCGTTTGCCGCGCGCATCGCGAGTCAGTTCGAGGGTGACTACAAGCTGGTGCACCACCTCGCGCCGCCGATCCTGGGCAAGACCGACGCGCAGGGGCAGCCGCTCAAGCAGGCCTTCGGGCCGTGGATGCACCGGGTGATGCCGATGCTGGCGCGTCTGAAGTTCCTGCGCGGCAGCACGTTCGACCCCTTCGGCCGGACCGAAGAACGCCGCACGGAGCGGGCGCTGATCGGTGAATACCGGGCATGCGTCGAGGAACTGCTGACCGGGTTGAGCGCCGAACGGTTGACGCAGGCAGTCGAGATTGCCCGGCTGCCGGAGGACATCCGCGGCTACGGCCCGGTCAAGGAGCGCCACCTCGCCGCCGTGCGCCCACGCTGGGCGCAGCTGATGACGGCCTGGCGCTCAGGCGCCGGTCACCGCCAGGCGGCGTGA
- the infA gene encoding translation initiation factor IF-1, with product MAKEELIEMHGTVTEVLPDSRFRVTLENGHQLVAYTSGKMRKHHIRILAGDAVSLELSPYDLSKGRITFRHIERQGGGGGGGGQNRRTH from the coding sequence TTGGCTAAGGAAGAACTCATCGAAATGCACGGCACCGTCACCGAGGTGCTGCCGGACTCGCGTTTTCGCGTCACGCTGGAAAACGGCCATCAGCTGGTCGCCTACACCTCCGGCAAGATGCGCAAGCACCACATCCGCATCCTCGCGGGGGACGCGGTGTCGCTCGAACTCTCGCCCTACGACCTGAGCAAGGGCCGCATCACCTTCCGCCACATCGAGCGGCAAGGTGGTGGCGGCGGTGGTGGCGGCCAGAACCGCCGCACGCACTGA
- the gshB gene encoding glutathione synthase — MDLLFVADPIESFKIHKDSTFAMMREAARRGHRLHVCEPRDLVWKQGARVVARAARTLVLTGDAERWYEVVATQELALADASAVLMRKDPPFDAEFIYATHLLQQAEREGARVFNSPQALRDHPEKLAILAFAQFIGPTLVTRDAAAIRAFHAEQRDIILKPLDGMGGMGIFRVGPDGLNLGSIIETLNQHGATTVMVQRYLPEIVKGDKRILLIGGVPVPFCLARIPQGSEIRGNLAAGGKGVAQPLSARDREIAEAIGPVLAARGLLLVGLDVIGDCVTEINVTSPTCFQEITDQTGFDVAARFIDALEAALA; from the coding sequence ATGGACCTGCTTTTTGTCGCCGACCCGATCGAGTCGTTCAAGATCCACAAGGACTCGACCTTCGCGATGATGCGCGAGGCGGCGCGCCGCGGCCATCGGCTGCATGTGTGCGAGCCGCGCGACCTGGTCTGGAAGCAGGGCGCCCGCGTGGTGGCCCGCGCCGCCCGCACGCTGGTGCTGACCGGCGACGCCGAGCGCTGGTACGAGGTGGTGGCCACGCAGGAGCTGGCGCTGGCCGACGCCAGCGCGGTGCTGATGCGCAAGGATCCGCCGTTCGACGCCGAATTCATCTACGCCACCCACCTGCTGCAGCAGGCCGAGCGCGAAGGCGCACGGGTCTTCAACAGCCCGCAGGCGCTGCGCGACCACCCCGAAAAGCTCGCGATCCTGGCGTTCGCGCAGTTCATCGGCCCGACGCTGGTCACGCGTGATGCGGCGGCGATCCGGGCCTTTCATGCCGAGCAGCGCGACATCATCCTCAAGCCGCTCGACGGCATGGGCGGCATGGGCATCTTCCGGGTCGGGCCCGACGGGCTGAACCTGGGCTCGATCATCGAGACGCTCAACCAGCACGGCGCCACCACCGTGATGGTGCAGCGCTACCTGCCGGAGATCGTCAAGGGCGACAAGCGCATCCTGCTGATCGGCGGCGTGCCGGTGCCGTTCTGCCTGGCGCGCATTCCGCAGGGCAGCGAGATCCGCGGCAACCTGGCCGCCGGTGGCAAGGGCGTGGCGCAGCCGCTGAGCGCGCGCGACCGCGAGATCGCCGAGGCGATCGGGCCGGTGCTGGCTGCGCGCGGCCTGCTGCTGGTGGGGCTGGACGTGATCGGCGACTGCGTCACCGAGATCAACGTCACCAGCCCGACCTGCTTCCAGGAGATCACCGACCAGACCGGCTTCGACGTCGCGGCGCGGTTCATCGACGCCCTCGAAGCCGCGCTGGCCTGA
- a CDS encoding aminoglycoside phosphotransferase family protein → MRAQPAGLDRPPAPHCPHAPIPVTASDSVLPSAPEAIHWPDAQRQAAFEAWLSALAPAHGLRPASLRPASADASFRRYLRIDGAAGTFIVMDAPPDQEDNRSFVDLARLLAGAGLNAPAVLDWNEAEGFLLLSDLGQRTYLAELQSQDPSTPAGLKRADGLYRDALGALVTLQGIAPPAGLPVYDAAMVQRELELFPEWYIARHRGIALDATERETLARSFELIGQVFAAQPQVLVHRDFHSRNLMVCAPVEAPGAGPAPNPGVLDFQGAVLGPLGYDIASLLRDAYIEWDEAQQIDWAVRYWERARKAGVPVSEDFGSFWRDLEWAGLQRHLKVLGIFARLSHRDGKHAYLDDLPLVWRYAHRVAERYSVLRPLSRLLEKVGDVKIVEGYTF, encoded by the coding sequence ATGCGTGCCCAGCCGGCCGGGCTCGACCGGCCGCCCGCCCCTCACTGCCCGCACGCCCCCATCCCCGTGACTGCATCCGACTCCGTCCTGCCCTCGGCCCCCGAGGCGATCCACTGGCCCGATGCGCAGCGTCAAGCGGCCTTCGAGGCGTGGCTGAGCGCGCTGGCGCCTGCGCACGGCCTGCGCCCTGCCAGCCTGCGACCGGCCAGCGCCGACGCCAGCTTCCGGCGCTACCTGCGCATCGACGGCGCGGCCGGCACGTTCATCGTCATGGACGCGCCGCCCGACCAGGAGGACAACCGCAGCTTCGTCGACCTCGCCCGTCTGCTGGCCGGCGCCGGCCTGAACGCCCCCGCGGTGCTCGACTGGAACGAGGCCGAGGGCTTTCTGCTGCTGTCCGACCTCGGCCAGCGCACCTATCTGGCCGAGCTGCAATCGCAAGATCCGAGCACCCCGGCGGGCCTGAAACGCGCCGACGGGCTGTACCGCGATGCGCTGGGCGCACTCGTCACGCTGCAGGGCATCGCGCCGCCGGCCGGCCTGCCGGTCTACGACGCGGCGATGGTGCAGCGCGAACTTGAGCTGTTCCCCGAGTGGTACATCGCGCGCCACCGCGGCATCGCGCTCGACGCCACCGAGCGCGAGACGCTGGCGCGCAGCTTCGAGCTGATCGGCCAGGTCTTCGCCGCGCAGCCGCAGGTGCTGGTGCACCGCGATTTCCACAGCCGCAACCTGATGGTCTGCGCGCCGGTCGAGGCGCCGGGTGCCGGCCCGGCGCCGAACCCCGGCGTGCTCGATTTCCAGGGCGCGGTGCTCGGCCCGCTCGGCTACGACATCGCCTCGCTGCTGCGCGACGCCTACATCGAGTGGGACGAGGCGCAGCAGATCGACTGGGCGGTGCGCTACTGGGAGCGTGCCCGCAAGGCGGGCGTGCCGGTGAGCGAGGACTTCGGCAGCTTCTGGCGCGACCTCGAATGGGCCGGCCTGCAGCGCCACCTCAAGGTGCTGGGCATCTTCGCGCGGCTGTCGCACCGCGACGGCAAACATGCCTATCTCGACGATCTGCCGCTGGTTTGGCGCTACGCGCATCGCGTGGCGGAGCGGTATTCGGTGCTGCGGCCGCTGTCGCGCCTGCTCGAGAAAGTCGGCGACGTGAAGATCGTCGAAGGCTATACCTTCTGA
- a CDS encoding LPS-assembly protein LptD — MAAPALAADANAAAPRTADTAAAEPTGGGTPGLLTPAQSCRIVDWNRAARSSQRPADDAGGDPRLFLEADSLSGETGVALRAEGQVQLRRGRLSLQAEQLEYRFSDDRVRASGGVQLWRDQDYYSGREIELDTERAEGYFIAPRYHFARTQASGGADRIDFLGKNRLSVLGATYSSCEVPEGETLPWQLSARRLRIDMDANEGLAEGGVLRFFGVPILAWPVLSFPVTGERKSGFLPPHIGIASTSGVELGLPYYWNIAPDQDATLTPVVSLKRGVAIEGEYRYLQDGWGGTVHGSLLPHDRIRDERRWALGWTHSGGLMRDWDYDWRLLRVSDDAYWTDSLRGADSLTPRLLESQGQLRQRRTLQLGSIGEVDQWLYARAQHWQVLQSTLASDAIVAPYQRAPQLGALWRSQHGSLIGSLQGELNQFTRVQDGLITGTRAHLLGDIGWQHRDGGWQLTPRLALNAAAYDTVQPMSDGRTRASRVIPTFSLDSGWNFDRATALFGRDLTQTLEPRLLYVRTPWRDLAALPNFDSARLDFNTNSLFSPNAFSGVDWVSEAEQLTLGVSSRFLDAGSGAQLATLGIAQRYVMREQQDAPDGRQPSTGFSDLFAVGSINAIPHWSLDTSVQYNADSQRVERSIGSVSYTPGPFRTVSLSHRLQRNASEQLALGWQWPLRGPTPQLAPSPAHNAAQAAADGMAAQRRSNGAGNGSQCEGTLYGVGRLDYSLRDKRVSGAIAGLEYDAGCWIGRVVAARQSTGSSAATTKLMIQLELVGLSRLGSNPLGVLKDNIPGYTLLRDPKADLGLAPGSPSGSSGVSTLP; from the coding sequence GTGGCCGCACCCGCCCTGGCGGCCGATGCGAACGCCGCCGCCCCCCGCACGGCGGACACGGCGGCGGCCGAGCCAACCGGCGGTGGCACGCCGGGCCTGCTGACACCGGCGCAATCCTGCCGCATCGTCGACTGGAACCGCGCCGCCCGCAGCAGCCAGCGCCCAGCCGATGACGCCGGCGGCGACCCGCGGCTCTTTCTCGAAGCCGACAGCCTGAGCGGCGAGACCGGCGTCGCGCTGCGCGCCGAAGGCCAGGTGCAGTTGCGCCGCGGGCGGCTGTCGCTGCAGGCCGAACAGCTCGAATACCGCTTCAGCGACGACCGCGTGCGCGCCAGCGGCGGGGTGCAGCTCTGGCGCGACCAGGACTACTACAGCGGCCGCGAGATCGAGCTCGACACCGAGCGCGCCGAAGGCTATTTCATCGCGCCGCGCTACCACTTCGCGCGCACCCAGGCCAGCGGCGGCGCCGACCGCATCGACTTCCTCGGCAAGAACCGGCTCTCGGTGCTGGGTGCCACCTACAGCAGCTGCGAGGTGCCCGAGGGCGAAACGCTGCCGTGGCAGCTGAGCGCGCGCCGCCTGCGCATCGACATGGATGCCAACGAAGGCCTGGCCGAAGGCGGCGTGCTGCGCTTCTTCGGCGTGCCGATCCTGGCCTGGCCGGTGCTGAGCTTTCCGGTCACCGGCGAGCGCAAGTCCGGCTTCCTGCCGCCGCACATCGGCATCGCCAGCACCAGCGGCGTCGAACTGGGTCTGCCCTATTACTGGAACATCGCACCCGATCAGGACGCCACGCTCACGCCGGTGGTCTCGCTCAAGCGCGGTGTCGCGATCGAAGGCGAATACCGCTACCTGCAGGACGGCTGGGGCGGCACCGTGCACGGCTCCCTGCTGCCGCACGACCGCATCCGCGACGAGCGTCGCTGGGCACTCGGCTGGACGCACAGCGGCGGGCTGATGCGCGACTGGGACTACGACTGGCGGCTGCTGCGCGTCTCCGACGACGCCTACTGGACCGACAGCCTGCGTGGCGCCGACTCGCTGACGCCGCGCCTGCTCGAATCGCAAGGCCAGCTGCGCCAGCGCCGCACCTTGCAGCTGGGCTCGATCGGCGAGGTCGACCAGTGGCTCTACGCCCGTGCCCAGCATTGGCAGGTGCTGCAGAGCACGCTCGCCAGCGACGCCATCGTCGCGCCCTATCAGCGCGCCCCGCAGCTCGGCGCGCTGTGGCGCAGCCAGCACGGCAGCCTGATCGGCTCGCTGCAGGGCGAGCTGAACCAGTTCACCCGCGTGCAGGACGGCCTGATCACCGGCACCCGCGCCCACCTGCTGGGCGACATCGGCTGGCAGCACCGCGACGGCGGCTGGCAACTCACCCCGCGCCTGGCGCTCAACGCCGCGGCCTACGACACGGTGCAGCCGATGAGCGACGGCCGCACCCGGGCGTCGCGCGTGATCCCGACCTTCAGCCTCGACAGCGGCTGGAACTTCGACCGCGCCACCGCCCTGTTCGGCCGCGACCTGACGCAGACGCTGGAGCCACGCCTGCTCTACGTGCGCACGCCCTGGCGCGACCTCGCCGCACTGCCCAACTTCGACAGCGCCCGGCTCGACTTCAACACCAACAGCCTGTTCTCGCCGAACGCGTTTTCGGGCGTCGACTGGGTCTCCGAAGCCGAGCAGCTGACACTCGGCGTCTCGAGCCGCTTCCTCGATGCCGGCAGCGGCGCGCAGCTGGCCACGCTCGGCATCGCCCAGCGCTACGTGATGCGCGAGCAGCAGGACGCCCCCGACGGCCGGCAGCCCTCGACCGGCTTCTCCGACCTGTTCGCGGTCGGCAGCATCAACGCGATCCCGCACTGGAGCCTGGACACCTCGGTGCAGTACAACGCCGACAGCCAACGCGTCGAGCGCAGCATCGGCAGCGTGAGCTACACGCCCGGCCCGTTCCGCACCGTCTCGCTCAGCCACCGCCTGCAGCGCAATGCCAGCGAGCAGCTGGCGCTGGGCTGGCAATGGCCGCTGCGCGGGCCGACGCCGCAGCTGGCGCCCAGCCCGGCGCACAACGCGGCCCAGGCCGCCGCCGACGGCATGGCGGCGCAGCGCCGCAGCAACGGCGCCGGCAACGGTTCGCAGTGCGAGGGCACGCTCTACGGCGTCGGCCGGCTCGACTACAGCCTGCGCGACAAGCGCGTCAGCGGCGCCATCGCCGGGCTCGAATACGACGCCGGCTGCTGGATCGGCCGCGTCGTCGCCGCACGCCAGTCCACCGGCAGCTCGGCGGCGACCACCAAGCTGATGATTCAGCTCGAGCTGGTCGGCCTGTCCCGGCTGGGATCCAACCCGCTCGGCGTCTTGAAGGACAATATCCCCGGTTACACCCTCCTGCGCGACCCCAAGGCCGATCTCGGCCTGGCGCCGGGCTCTCCCTCCGGCTCGTCCGGTGTCAGCACGCTCCCATGA